A window from Primulina eburnea isolate SZY01 chromosome 2, ASM2296580v1, whole genome shotgun sequence encodes these proteins:
- the LOC140824555 gene encoding CASP-like protein 1F1 gives MAGTVSPPLKTHKFFFLTQISLRVLAFAASLAAAWMMLTNKQNALVYGIWVTASYSYCSAFKFFAYANLIACAFSVVSLFLASIFRYTAINSTSYFAMFIHDLIITLLLMAGCAAATAIGFVGKYGVSQAGWLPLCDHFPPFCNRGSAATMLSYASVLFYMVLTIISANKSRQIQV, from the exons ATGGCAGGAACTGTTAGCCCACCTCTGAAAACCCACAAATTCTTCTTTTTGACGCAGATTTCCCTCAGAGTTCTGGCTTTTGCAGCGTCCTTGGCCGCTGCATGGATGATGCTCACAAACAAGCAAAATGCTCTGGTTTACGGCATCTGGGTTACTGCCAGTTACAGCTACTGTTCCGCTTTCAA GTTCTTTGCGTACGCGAATCTCATAGCTTGCGCATTCTCCGTCGTGTCTCTCTTTCTCGCTTCCATCTTCCGCTACACAGCGATAAATTCGACGAGTTACTTCGCCATGTTCATTCACGATCTG ATTATTACTCTTTTATTGATGGCGGGCTGCGCGGCGGCCACAGCGATCGGTTTCGTGGGGAAATACGGAGTCAGCCAGGCGGGTTGGTTGCCATTGTGTGATCATTTCCCTCCGTTCTGCAACAGAGGCTCGGCCGCAACCATGCTTTCTTATGCTAGCGTCTTATTCTACATGGTTCTTACCATAATTTCTGCGAACAAATCGCGTCAGATACAAGTTTGA